A part of Oncorhynchus clarkii lewisi isolate Uvic-CL-2024 chromosome 17, UVic_Ocla_1.0, whole genome shotgun sequence genomic DNA contains:
- the LOC139370703 gene encoding RNA-binding protein 12, whose translation MAVVIRMQGLPIVAGTMDIRHFFSGLTIPDGGVHIVGGEHGEAFIVFATDEDARLGMMRNGGAIKGSKVSLLLSSKTEMQNMIELSRRRFKTGNVEGAAGNGRRPGPPVNTCGRGSLPNTLQGFSNTTPATVTTAASAHETISNKNVSTFATTGMGNMPPSFSNNFSSPNLTMGSSMRTAMSSRNSVPPPIHPLTTMPSLPPMPSIPPMPLPPPVSSVPPVPTVSPLTQGPPVLPMSLSHMGSMPPFNPGVPPPSGLAPNHMFVGHMNPLLNLQAHMKAAIGNSDELYVHLQGLPFSATEMDIGEFFCGLGVDSIRLVRDNIGRSSGRALAKFFSPQDTFEALKRSSRMLRQRYVDISPATESQWMSVSSGGNGVGGQAHSKSSNVPQDQHHRSNMNSASPSTRDHARSRSPHNKEFCVYLKGLPYEAVNKQICEFFKKLDIMEDRIYIAYGPTGRATGEGFVQLKNEMDYKVALSCHMQYMGSRFIQVHPISKKAMFEKIDSIRQRMQGVDKKNNSESGKSPRNCAHISNIPYNVSKKDVRLFLEGIAVFEESLKVLVDSSGNGLGQAVVQFRVEEDALNAERLHRQKLNGRDAFVHLVTFEQMKEIERNPPPQVKRGQKFEGNSQGQAHGHAQAQNPIQAQAHPFASITGEEFNFLRNTVGNLGNGPFAQFTVPGNGIVGPPPLPPFSASLENVALSIPPPMVAGHLPGAVLAPPSFRPGSNNGPPGFGPEGMRDRPPFDNGSRKSGGHNNRGSGQGRLEVRPQSALGRGPGSDPLREQSLGGPGNPCGPTIVKIQNMPFTVTVDEILDFFYGYQVLPGSVCQQFSEKGLPTGEAMVAFESHEEASSAVMDLNDRPIGARKVKITLG comes from the coding sequence ATGGCTGTGGTCATCCGCATGCAGGGTCTCCCGATAGTGGCGGGGACCATGGACATACGCCATTTCTTCTCTGGATTGACCATCCCAGATGGTGGGGTGCATATTGTAGGGGGTGAACATGGTGAGGCTTTTATTGTTTTCGCCACAGATGAAGATGCCAGGCTTGGCATGATGCGTAACGGGGGAGCAATCAAAGGTTCAAAAGTGTCACTTTTGCTGAGCAGCAAGACCGAGATGCAGAATATGATTGAGCTTAGCCGCAGGCGTTTTAAAACGGGCAATGTAGAGGGAGCAGCAGGAAATGGTAGAAGGCCAGGTCCCCCCGTCAACACATGTGGGAGGGGCAGTCTACCCAACACTTTACAAGGGTTCAGCAACACCACACCAGCCACCGTCACCACAGCTGCCTCTGCACATGAAACCATAAGCAACAAAAATGTGTCCACGTTTGCCAccactggcatgggaaacatgcccCCCAGTTTCAGCAACAACTTCAGCAGCCCAAATCTCACCATGGGATCCAGTATGAGAACAGCCATGTCCTCCCGCAACTCTGTACCACCACCTATTCACCCTTTGACAACCATGCCATCTTTGCCACCCATGCCTTCCATACCCCCCATGCCACTTCCACCACCAGTGTCCTCTGTGCCTCCTGTTCCCACTGTGTCACCTTTAACCCAAGGCCCCCCTGTCCTTCCCATGAGTCTGTCCCACATGGGCTCAATGCCACCATTCAACCCAGGTGTCCCACCCCCTAGTGGACTGGCCCCAAATCACATGTTTGTTGGCCATATGAACCCTCTGTTAAATCTCCAGGCACACATGAAGGCAGCAATAGGTAATTCAGACGAGTTATATGTTCACCTTCAAGGCCTGCCCTTCTCAGCTACTGAAATGGATATTGGGGAGTTTTTCTGTGGGTTAGGGGTGGACTCCATCCGACTGGTCAGGGACAACATTGGCCGGAGTAGCGGCAGGGCCCTGGCCAAGTTCTTTTCCCCTCAGGACACTTTTGAGGCGCTCAAAAGAAGCAGCAGAATGTTAAGGCAGAGGTACGTGGACATCTCTCCGGCCACAGAGAGCCAGTGGATGAGTGTCAGCAGTGGTGGCAACGGGGTTGGAGGGCAAGCCCATTCAAAATCCAGTAATGTGCCCCAAGACCAGCACCACCGCAGCAACATGAATTCAGCATCTCCTTCAACCAGAGATCATGCAAGGTCTCGCTCCCCTCACAACAAGGAGTTCTGTGTCTACCTAAAAGGCCTGCCCTACGAAGCAGTAAATAAACAGATCTGTGAGTTCTTCAAAAAGCTGGACATTATGGAAGACCGCATTTACATTGCTTATGGACCCACTGGCCGAGCTACAGGTGAGGGCTTTGTCCAGTTGAAAAATGAAATGGATTACAAGGTTGCCCTCAGCTGTCACATGCAGTATATGGGAAGCCGATTCATACAAGTTCACCCCATCAGTAAGAAAGCTATGTTTGAAAAGATTGATTCCATTCGTCAAAGGATGCAGGGTGTTGATAAGAAAAACAACTCTGAGTCCGGCAAGAGCCCTAGAAACTGTGCACACATCTCAAATATTCCATATAATGTGTCAAAGAAAGATGTCCGTCTGTTTCTGGAAGGCATTGCAGTATTTGAAGAAAGTCTTAAAGTTCTGGTTGACAGCAGTGGTAACGGTCTAGGTCAGGCTGTGGTGCAgttcagggtagaggaggatgcGCTAAATGCTGAGAGACTACACAGGCAGAAGTTAAATGGCAGAGATGCCTTTGTGCATTTGGTCACCTTTGAGCAGATGAAGGAAATCGAGAGAAACCCACCACCACAGGTTAAGAGAGGCCAGAAATTTGAAGGGAACTCTCAAGGCCAGGCACACGGCCATGCTCAGGCACAGAATCCTATTCAAGCCCAAGCTCACCCCTTTGCCAGTATAACAGGAGAAGAGTTCAACTTCCTCAGAAACACTGTTGGCAATTTAGGCAATGGTCCTTTTGCTCAATTTACTGTCCCAGGTAATGGAATAGTGggccctcctcctctacccccattTTCAGCAAGTCTAGAGAATGTAGCCCTTAGCATTCCCCCACCCATGGTTGCTGGTCACTTGCCTGGAGCAGTTCTGGCACCCCCAAGCTTCCGACCAGGTAGCAACAATGGCCCACCTGGCTTTGGACCAGAGGGCATGAGGGACAGGCCACCTTTTGACAACGGCTCTAGAAAGAGCGGAGGCCATAACAACCGAGGAAGTGGCCAAGGGCGTTTAGAAGTGCGCCCTCAGTCTGCCTTGGGCCGTGGCCCTGGCTCTGACCCTCTGAGAGAGCAGTCACTCGGAGGCCCTGGTAACCCTTGTGGACCAACCATTGTAAAGATCCAAAACATGCCTTTCACCGTAACAGTCGATGAGATCCTAGATTTCTTTTATGGGTATCAAGTGCTGCCTGGTTCAGTCTGTCAACAGTTCAGTGAAAAGGGCCTGCCCACTGGTGAGGCAATGGTTGCCTTTGAGTCACACGAGGAGGCATCATCTGCTGTCATGGATTTAAATGATAGGCCTATTGGGGCTAGGAAAGTGAAGATAACTCTAGGATAA